The genome window TATATTTATTTTTGGATTATTTATAATCTTTTATATTCTTATACTATTTTAATCCGCTGTCTACAATTTCAAACTTAACTTTCTGTCCTTCTGGCCGTGTTTTATGACGTTTTAAAAGGGCATATCTTTCTCCATTCTCATTTTTAATAAGTTCAACTATATTTTTACTCCAGTATTTTAAGATTGTACCACCTACAGGCTCAATTATACCTTCTTCATCAAAAACAGAATATATATGATTTGTGATAATTACAGCAATATCATATTTTCGTGCAATTTTTGAAAGAAGCCCCATTTGCTTACCAAGGTCTCTATTAATCTGAGTCTGCCCTCCATCCTTCAATCTATAAAGTGCAACAGCGGAATCGAGAATGATAAGATCTACTTTTTCATTTCCAGATTTAATTATACTTTCAACCTTTTTTAAGGCCTCGTCCTGTTCCTGGAAGTCTGTAGGTTCGAGAACTATTATGTTACCTGCAAATTCATCGAAACTATCTCCTGAAATCTGTTTTATTCTTTCAATTGATAATCCACCTTCAGTATCGATAAATATGGCTTTCCTGCCTTTTTGAGCGCAATGTACAAGAATTTTAAGCGCGATATTTGTTTTACCTGAACCTGGAGGGCCATAGAACTGAGTAAGAGCGCCCTTTTCAACGCCTCCACCAAGTATAGTATCTATTGAACACTCTAATGGTATTTTACTGCTTTTTTTCATGTTTGATAATGTATTCAATGCTAATTCCTCATAAAAGTTCTAAAGTATAGGTTTAATATTTTTTATGAATTAAAGAATTTTTATTTCTTAGTAACTGTTTAGGGATTATAATAAAAATAATTTTGGTATACACTAATCTGCTTTAAAATGCTTAAAATGGATATTGTCGGCATTTTAATGATTTTTAAAATTAGAAAAATTTTTAATAGATATTAAGATATTAATAATACTATTAATAAAAATCATATTGGTTAGATAATGCACGGTAAAAATTTAAAATATAAAGCCCTTGCATTTACATTAATTGCAATATGGTCTAATTATTATTTTTGTTCAATTGAAGATATAAAAGAGTCCATACTTCTGGCAGCATTAATTATGACATAACTAATTCTATTATTCTAAATCAGGTATTACAGCTCCAGATCTTAATATTTTTGGTGGGGAAACAGTCATATCTATTACAGTTGAATGTATTCCTTTTTTATAAACCCCTGCATCAATAATTAAATCAACCTTATCATCAAGCTGCATTATAATTTCTTCTACAGATCCCGGTATTTTTTCGCCTGAAATATTAGCGCTTGTGGTTGTTATTGGGAAATCCCTTGAAATTTCTCTACAAATCTCATTATCAGGAATTCTTATACCTATATTTTCACTACCAGATGTTAATATTGGGGGAATATTATCTTTTTTCTTTAAAATAACTGTAAATGGGCCTGGAAATAGTTGATTAATCTTTTTTTCAACAAATTCGTTTATATGGGCTATTTTTTTTATGTCTTCAACATCACTAACACATACAGAAATCGGTTTTTTATATGACCTTCTTTTAATCTCATATACTTTTTTCACAGCATCATGGTTAAAGGCATTAGCACCCATGCCATAAATTGTGTCGGTTGGGTAGATAACAGTGCCTCCATTCTTTAAAATATTGAGGGCAGTTTTTATCACTTTTTCTTGATTATGTGAGCCTATTTTAATTGTTTTCATTCAATCATCCGTTTTTAGATAAAATTCTATAGTTTAACATAAGTGCTGGCTTAGTTCTGTAATAAATTATATTAAATATCCTTATTATTTTTAAGCAACAATTTATAGTTTGAACACTATTTGCGAGATATTATCTTTTTTATCCAAAATTATATCTATTGGAATTTATAATTAACCAATATGCTCAACAGATTACGACCACAGCTTAAAGTCATAATTGATCCTGTTGCAAAACGAATTCCTATAAATCCAAACGTTCTTACCATAATAGGACTTCTTATGAGTGTTTTATCGGCTTATATGTTTTCACGAAAGGATTTATTGCTTGGAGGAATTTTTATAGCACTTAGCGGTATTGTAGATATACTGGATGGTGCTGTTGCACGGAATCATTCCGCAAGAACGCCATTTGGTGGAATTCTGGATTCTACTTCAGATAGATTTTCAGATGCATTCATTTTAATAGGTATAATTTACGGTGGATTCGTTGATTGGTTTATTGGAGCATTAGCTATAGTTGCCTCTCTCAGTGTTAGTTATGTAAGGGCTAGAGTTGAAGCAGAGGGAATAGAATGTAATGTTGGGATAGCTGAACGGGCTGAGCGTCTTGTTATTCTCATAATGGGAGTTGTCTTAAGTGTTGTGTTCAACTTTAATTTTGTTTATTATGCCGTTATTTTAATAGTTATACTTGGATATTTAACCGTTTTCCAGCGAATATATCATGCATGGAAGCAATTAAAGGTTAATAACTGATAAATATCAGGAATAGATATTATGGCTGATGAAAAGGACACTGTGAATCGTATTAAGAAAGATATTGAATTATTTACAAAAAATATAAAAGAAATAGATTCAATAGAATTAAATGAAAATGAAATTGAGACCATTGAAAGGGCTAAAAGCTACTTTGAAGATACCGATTACTACCTTAAAAAACAAGACTTAATTACATCTTTCGGCTGTATAACCTATGCTCATGGATTACTTGATGCGATTCGGCTTATTCATGGATTAATTTAATGGTAATTTATTTATTACTGAAAAAGGGATAAAATGAAAAGATTTTTTGGTAAAGAAACCAATATTGAGAAATATTCCAAATTGCATGTTGAACTGGTGTATGCATGCGCACGTAAACTTCAGGATGTTATGAAACACTTTTATGAAGGAAAATTTGATTTATTGGATAAAGAAGTTGAAGAACTAAGCCGTCTTGAGCATGAAGCCGATGAAATAAGAAGAAAAATGGAAATAGAATTTTATAACGGTGCATTTTTACCATTTGATAGGGAAGATAGAATAATTCTTGCAGAACTTGTAGATGCAGTTTCTGATGCATCCCAATCAGCAGCCTATGCAATATCCCTTGGAAAAATTAATTTTCCTCAAAGCTTTAAAGAAGATTTTGAAGAACTAACCGAAAAATCCTGTGAAACTGTTTCAGTACTTAGAGAGTGTGTGTCAACCCTTGATACAGATTTAAGCGCTGCACTTGTTAAAGCACATGAAGTTGAAGCAAAAGAAGAACAGGGAGACATAATAGAAAGAAGAATAATCTGCAAACTCTACGCTGCATATAGGAAAAAGGAAATTAGTATACTTAAATTTATAGAACTTAAAAATATTACAGAAAAAATAGGTAATATTGCAGATCGGGCAGAAGATGCCTCTGATCGCGTTCCCATTATTGTGGCAAAAAGAAGAGGATAAGCACTGCTTTAAGAAAGCTTTACTTAAAAATTAATTTTCATGCAAATTAAAATTGAAAAGGTTAAAGAAGCAGCACATGATTTAAGGTTTCTTCTTAACAGGAAATACAGAAAAAAGAATGCTCTGGAATTTGTTTCTAATAAATATCTTTTAAACAGGCAGGAGAGAAACTTCCTTGCAAGATCAGTATTTTCTAAATCAAAATCAGATGAAAGAAGAGCTAAAATAACTAATATAGATGAAATAGAGGGTAAAATATTAATTGTGGACGGATACAACGTTCTTATTACTGTAGAAAGTATTTTATATGGGGACTTTGATTCAATTGTTTTATGTGATGATAATGTGGTGAGGGATTTAAAGGCCGTATTTGGGAAATATAAATTCAGCGAAATTACAGAAATTGCATTAAACCTGATTTTAACTCTAATAAGTAGATATAAACCTTTAAATATTGTTTTTTTTCTGGATAATCCTGTAAGCTTCAGCGGTAAACTTGCCGGGCTTGTAATGGATATTATGGATAATCTTGGGCTTAAAGGGATAGTTAAACTTTCAAAAAATGTAGATATGGAAATTAAAGCAATAGCCAGCCGAGAAGATGTGGTTGTAGCTACAAGCGATAGCGTCATAATAGATAATGTGAATAAATTTGTTGATATTCCCTCTTACTTTTTAAATAATAAGAATTAAAGAATATTTTCCGGCTATTTTAACTTAAAACTATAAAAGCCTGAAAAACATAGATTTTATGGTTATTTTTTGTATAAAACATATATTAATAATAAGAATAAATATATAATTAATAAAAAATTGGTGATATAATGGAATTTAACGATGAATTTTATAAAGAAAAAGTGGGTCAGGAACTTCAATCAAGAATGGAATGGTTCAAGGAAGCGCTGGATAATGAAAAAAAGCGAGAAGAACTTCATGAAAGTATTCAAGGGTCTGAAGTAATTATTCGCCTTGAAATATATCTACCCACAGATGATCCAGAAAACTTCATGGATGGGCTGTATTTATACATCAACAACAGCGGAGAAATCGTTGATGCCGATTATTACTTCAGAGATTCGTGTAATGGGGCAATTACAAGGGTGGAAGGCGATAATCTTCAGGTGATAAAAGATCTATTTCAGGATGCATTTTCATTAGAAATAGAATAGAAAAATTCTATTAAATTCTTAAACTGTCAAATGAAAATAATTTAGAGTTTTATATGGAATTAGATATATTTAAAGAAGATAAATGTAATCAACAATATTTGATTTTTGGTCAATAAACTACATTTATACTTTGAATTTCCAATTATAACCAAATATATAAGATAATATAGCTAAATGAACATAATATTATTCATATTAATATAGATTGTTAAAATTTACATTGTAAAATAGGAAAATGTAATCATGTAGATCAGGAAACAAAGCTTTCAGATTACTATGATTACTTTTCAATAAATGTTAAAAGTAATATTAATAAAACCAAGCATGGAGGATTAAAATGCGCAGTTTTGAAAGACTGACCTCCTTAAAGGACTATATTCCTTTAAAAAGAAGGGAGTCAGGAGGAAAAAATATAGGTCTTCTTGTTGATGGACCTAATATGTTAAGAAAAGAATTCAGCCTTAATCTTGACCTTGTAAGGCAGATTATATCTGAATATGGGGATATGAGAGTTGGTAAGGTTTTATTGAACCAGTATGCTTCAGATAAACTTATTGAAGCAATTGTTAATCAGGGATTCACACCTGTTGTTGTTGCTGGTGATACTGATGTTTATATGGCTGTTGAAGCCATGGAATTAATTTATAATCCTAATATCGATGTTATTGCTCTTATGACTCGTGATGCTGATTTTTTACCAATTATCAATAAAGCAAAGGAAAATGGAAAAGAAACAATAGTTATTGGGGCCGAACCCGGATTCAGCGCGGCTCTACAGAATTCATCAGACCATGCAATTATCTTAAAAGCTGAAAACAGCAAAGGCAAACAGAATAATAATCTAAGGGAAGAAAATGCTTATTAACTCATCAGTGGATGAAGTAAGAAAAAGGGAAAACTCATTTAGTATAATAAATTCTATTTTAAAAAAGTACGGAAGAGAAGATTTTTACGACTTAACCGGTCTTGCCGGAGGATTTCGTTTAAGCCCTGATGATATCAATCTTCTTGAAACCTACGCCGGCCCAGCAATATTTGAAAGCCAGTTACAGGAAGCAGGAAAACAGCATCTTGGTGGGGAAAAAATACTGGCTTTTAATAGGACTACTGCAGGGATTTTGGCAGCTGTCCTGGCACTTGTAAAGCCGGGTGATGAGGTTATCCATTATCTACCTAAATTCCCGTCTCATCCATCCATTCCAAGGAGTACTGAACTTGTTGGAGCTTCGTATAAGGAATTTGATGATATAAATGACTTTGAAGTCCATGAAAACACTTCTTTAGTAATAATTACTGGTTCTACCATGGATCATGATATAATAAATGAAGATGAATTTTCCAGCATAATTACGATTTCAAAATCAAAAAACATCCCGGTTTTTGTTGATGATGCCTCTGGAGCAAGATTAAGAACGGTGATCTATAATCAGCCTAAAGCTATGGATATGGGTGCTGATATTGTAATTACAAGCACAGATAAATTAATGGACGGTCCAAGAGCAGGGCTTATGTCTGGAAAAAAGGAAATCATTGATCTAATAAAAGCAAAAGCCAATCAATTTGGCCTTGAGGCACAAAGCTCCACCATTGTGGGTATAATAAGGGCTATTGAGAATTTCAGCGGAGAAAGAATGTTAGAAGCATTCAAGAAAAAACACACAGTTTATGAGGTTCTAAAAAAAGATATTATTAACATTAGGGAAACTCCAACCGGCATAATGCTTTCTGCAGATGATTTAGTGGATGAATTAAATAAAAAAGGTATAGAAACCGAATTTACGTCTAATGATGTGGCATGTGTTTTTTCAGTACTTCTACTAAGAAACTATCATATTTTAACTATACCTGCTGTAGGAATGCCCGGAGCATCTGCAACAATCAGAATTGACCTGTCATCAAAGGATGCTGAACGTGTGAATGTTGATTATATTGTTAAGGCTATGATTGAAACTTTTTCACATCTTGGAGAAATAGTAAATTATAAAATTGCATGTTCTACTCTTTTATTTGAAAATGGCCTGTAACTCTTTTTATTTATAATTTTTTATTGGAGGTTTCATGATAGAAATAGATGGATCTTTTGGAGAAGGTGGAGGTGCCATTGTAAGAAATGCTGTGGCTCTATCTGCCTTAACATCAAAACCAATCACTATCAAAAATATACGTGCAAACAGACCAAAACCGGGTTTGATGCCCCAGCATTTTAATGCTGTAAAAGCGGTTGCGCAGTTATCGGGTGCTAAAATTGATAAATTAAAGGTAGGTTCTACTGAAATCTCCTTTAAGCCAGAAAGTATTGAGGGAGGCAAATTTGAAATAGATATCAAAACAGCAGGGAGCATCACAATGGTTCTTCAGGCATTTATGATACCTGCAGCATTTGCAGATTTCCCGGTTGAAATCATGATTAAAGGAGGAACCGATGTTAGATGGTCGCCTCCAGTAGATTATTTGCAGAATATAACACTTAAAATCCTGCAGATTATGGGATACAATGCAAAAATTGATGTAATACGTAGGGGCCATTATCCACGTGGAGGTGGCGTTGTAAATGTTAATATTAATCCTGTTAAGAAATTAAACCCAGTAAAACTCATTGATCTCCAATTTAATAAAATAAAAGGAATATCCCATGCAGTAAACTTGCCTGAACATGTTGCGGTAAGGCAGGCAGAAGGTGCAGAAAAACTGCTTAAAGCAGGTGGAATTGAATCAGAAATAGAAATCGAACATTCTGAGAATGTTTTAGGGCCCGGATCAGGAATTACATTATGGAGTGATGGAGATATTCCTCTTGGTGGCAGTTATATCGGAGAACGTGGCTTGAGAGCAGAAAGAGTTGGACAGAAAGCTGCAGAAGAAATTTTATACCATATATCCAGGGGTGTTGCCCTCGATAAATATATGGGAGATCAGATAATCCCATATATGGCAATTGCCGGTAATTCAATGGTACAAACGGCAGAATTAACAGATCATACACTTACAAACATTTATGTGGCTGAAAAAATAATGAAAAAAAAGTTTAAAATAGAGGGCAGTCCTGGAAAAACTGCAATTATAAAAATTGGTTGATTTAAATTATCTTAAATTTTCATGCTCTGAATGTAATGTTAAAGATTTAAATGGTTCTGTTTAGGTCCTCAACATGCCTGCATTCCCCTGAAATCATCTTTTTAAGTGAGCCATCCTTAAGTTCTAGAATCAATGCTCCTTCACTATTTACTCCTACAGCTTCGCCTTTTACAATTTTTGTGCCAGTACGAACTTCTACTTTGCTTCCAATTGTTTTGGAGTATTTACGCCATCTATTTAATATATTCCTGAAATTTCCTTTATTAAATTCATTGTACATTTCTTCGAAGTTCTCAAGGAATTTTCTTACAAGTATCATACGGGAGATGTCTTTTTCCAGTTCATTTTTAAGGGATGTTGTATTTTCTCTCAGTTCTGGAGGTAGTAAATCTAAATCAACATTTGCATCAATTCCAATTCCAGCAATGATATAGTCAATTGAGTCTATTGCAGTGCTTATCTCTGTCAATATGCCGCAAACCTTTTTATTTTCAATTAAAATATCATTAGGCCATTTAATGCCTACATCAAGCCCATATTCTTCTTTAATAGTATCTGCGGCAGCAACACCTGCAGTAAATGTTAGTTGGGGGGCGTTTATTGGTAATGTGTCTGGTCTTAGAATAATAGACATCCATGCACCGCCCAGTGGGGAAATCCATGGTTTTCCACGCCTACCTCTCCCTCTTTTCTGACTTTCAGCTATTACCACAACTCCTTCAGCAGCTCCTTCCTGGGCAAGCCTTTTTGCAACTTCATTTGTAGAATCAACTTCTCTAAAATAATGAATTTCTTTTCCAATATAGGTGGTATTGAGTTCATTTTTTAGTTTATTGGGTAAAATTAGGGTTAATTCCTCATCAAGCTTAAATTCATTGTCTGAATATGATTCAATACTATATCCTTCATTTATAAGTGATTTAATATGTTCATATACGCTGGATGCCGGAATTTCAAGTTCTGAAGAGATTTCATCAATAGAGATATATTTTCCCTTTTTTTCATAAAGTGTTTCCAATACTTTATTTTTCATTTTAACACCTGCATTTCAATATATAATGATTGAAATGATATTTATTGGGATTTTTTAGATAATGAATTTGCCATGTAACTGTTTACAGCAGCAGAAACTGCTGCAACTTTTGGAGATGGTTTAAATGTTGATCTAAGTCTCGCTGCTGTTTCTTCATCTGCCTTAATTACTTCGGCCATATGTCCCATGATTTCATCACGATACTGGTCAACAAAATGGGTATGCAGTTTTCCCTTTCTGAAATGTTCACTCAGCATCATTGATTTATGGAAAGGTATTGTTGTCTTAACTCCAAGAATGATGTATTCATTCAGGGCCCTTCTCATACGTGCTATGGCTTCATTTCTTGTCATTCCCCATACAATGAGTTTAGATATCATTGAATCATAATATGGGGGAATAACATAGTTCATGTAAACTCCACTATCAACTCTTACTCCTATTCCTCCTGGAGACCGGTAACCTGTTATTTTTCCAGGATTTGGAGCGAAATCATTAAGGGGATCTTCAGCATTTATTCTGCATTCTATGGCATGGCCCCTTACTTTAATATCTTCTTGAGAGCAACAGAGTTCTTCACCAGAAGCAATATTCAACTGTTGTTTTACCAGATCGATTCCTGTTACAACCTCTGTAATCGGATGCTCAACCTGTATACGGGTATTCATCTCAAGGAAGTAATAATCACCATCTGAATACAAAAATTCCACAGTTCCAGCATTTGTATATCCTATAGAAGAAGCAGCTCTAACTGCTGCCCCTCCCATTTCTTCCCTCAATTCTTCGGTCATAATGGGAGATGGTGATTCTTCAATGAGTTTTTGATGTCTTCGCTGAATTGAACATTCACGATCTGCAACATGGATGGTGTTCCCATGCTCATCAGCAAGGATCTGGAATTCTATATGACGGGGCTCTTCCACATATTTTTCAATATAAATGGTTGAATCTCCAAATGCTGAGGCTGCAACTGATTGTGTGGATTCAATTGCACGTACAAGCTCATCTTCTTCATAAACTGTACGCATTCCAATTCCTCCCCCTCCAGCTGAAGCTTTCACAATAACAGGGTATCCTATAGACTCTGCTATATCAACCGCATCTTCAAGTTCAGTTACTCCTTTAGCAGTACCTGGGATAACAGGTACTCCTGCAGCACGCATTAACTTTTTAGATTCAATTTTACTCCCCATAGATTCTATAACAGATCCTTTGGGTCCTATTAATTTGATTCCATGTTTTTCACATTCTTCTCCAAGTTTAGGGTTTTCGGCTAAAAATCCATATCCTGGGTGAATTCCCTCAGCGCCACATTTTTCTGCAACATCAATTATCTTCTCAATACTTAAATAACTTTCCGAAGGGCTTGGTTTTCCAATATTATATGCTTCATCAGCATATTTTGCAAAAAGGGAATTTTTATCTGCATCAGAATACACTGCAACACTTTTCACTCCGAGTTCTTTACAAGCTCTCATGACTCTTATTGCTATTTCACCACGATTGGCAATCAGGATTTTATTAAACATGATATCGCCTCTACTATTTCACTGGGTTTAAGATAAACTTTGAAATCATTTTTAAACAAATTTATTTATTTTTAACATTTATTTCTAATTATAATTATTATTCTAACCTATATTTATTTCATTATATTTCATTAATTAAATAAAAATATTATAATATTCAAAAAATAGTGTTGTTAAAATGAATAAAAAAGGAAATATTACCAAAAAAAGACATCTTGAAATGATGCTTCAAAATATACCTCCTCATGAAGATCCAAAAGTTCATTTAGAGCAATATACAACTCCGGCAAGCATAGCATCTGATATTCTCTGGAATGCACATGCTTTAAATGATATAAATGGTAAGATAGTCGCTGATCTCGGCTGTGGAACAGGTATATTTGCAATTGGAGCAGCATTACTCGGAGCAGAGAAAGTAATAGGTTTAGATATAGATAATGAGGTAATAAAAACTGCAAAAACCTATGCATCTAAAATGGGTGTTGATGAAACAACAGAATTTATGAGTGGAGACATTCAGAGCTTTAATCTGAGAGCAGACACCGTAATTCAAAATCCTCCCTTTGGAGCTCAAAAAGCCGGAACAAAAAATGCGGATAGATTATTCATGAAAAAAGCTGTTGAAACCGCTCCAGTTATATATTCGCTCCATATGGGTGAAACTGAAGAATTTGTTTATAAATATTTTAAATCACTAAATGGTAACATAACTCACAAGTTTTATTATACCTTTTACATACCTCACATTTATCATTTTCATCAAAAAGAAAAGATAAATATTGATGTTGTGGTATTAAGAGTTGAAGCAGATGAATAAGAGTGATTAATTAATTATATGGATGATTAGTATATGAAATCAAATCTTTATTTATATTCCATAACCAAAAAATATTATAAACAATTAGATCATAAATATTTAAGATATATTTAAAAGGTAAAATTAGGGAAATTTTATCTTCTGTATTTATATACTACTTTAACCAAATCTAAAAAAGTTATACACAATATATATAAGAAGATAAAAACAGATAATGGAAAATGGCATTAAGACATTTATCCATTTTTATACCTGCCTCAATAATTGCTGAGACCAAGGATTTAAGAATAAAAACTTACAAGGTAGGGCTTATTGGTAGATCTGCAGCTATCTTCAAAGCTGACAAGATCGTCATTTATAACGATAATTCAGATGAGAAAGAGGTAAAGTTTATTAGTGATGTTCTCACTTATATGAATACACCTCAATACCTTAGAAAAAAGGTATTTCCCATCTCAAAGGAATTAAAAAACGTTGGAATTCTTCCACCACTCAGAACTCCCCACCATCCTACAGGTGAACCTGCTGTGGGGGATTACAGACAGGGATTTACTTTAAAAAGGACAAAGAAAGGTACAATAGTTGATATTGGAGCGGATAGACCCGCGCTTTGTCGTGAAAAACTCAGCATAAATAAGGTATTTAGCTTTCGAATTGTAAAGCTTTCAAAAAAAGATATATTAATAGAACCAGATAAACCCGATTTTTACTGGGGTTATGAGGTTTTATCTACTTATAAGGACTTGTATGAAAGCGTTTTGGAAGTAAAACCAGATATTGTTATTGGTACTTCCAGATATGCACAGCCCATCACTTCTATTTTAGATGAAGTAAAGCGCAAGATAAAAGATGCCAGACATCTGGCTATTTTGTTTGGTGGTCCTTATTCAGGCTTGCATGAACTTATTCAGGGCCGAAAAAACATAATAGATCTTGAAGTCAATACAGTCCCATCACAAGGAACTAAGACTATAAGGACTGAAGAGGCGGTTTTAATAACTTTATCTGCATTTAATCTATTTTTAGATGCAGAGTAACTCGGAAAATTGAAAGAATTGTGAAGTAAGGAGGTATATTAAAAATGACTAGACATCACCAACCACGAAAAGGATCAGTTGCATTTAGCCCTCGAAAGAGAGCTTCCAAACAATCCCCCAGGATCAAGTCCTGGCCAACTTCCGAAGAAACGGGTTTGTTGGGATTTGCAGGATATAAAGTGGGAATGACTCATGTAATAATGACAGACAACAGAAAAAACTCACCAACAGAAGGAATGGATATTTCAACTCCTGTGACTATATTGGAAGTTCCCCCTGTTGTTGTAATGGGTATAAGAGCTTACAAAAAAACCACTCGCGGACTTAAAACCATGATGGATGTCATGGCAAGTGAATTGAGTGAAGACCTATGGCGGAAAATACCTCTGCCAGAAAAATATGATACTGATTCTAATTTAAATAAATTAAAAGAAAATATTGAAAATATTGATGATATAAGAGTTTTATTACATACCAACCCTAAAATGACCAGTGTACCTAAAAAGAAACCTGAAATAATTGAATGCGGCGTTGGTGGATCTACAGTCGAAGAAAAACTTGAGTATGCTGCAAGTATTCTTGGAACAGAAATAAATG of Methanobacterium sp. contains these proteins:
- a CDS encoding acetyl-CoA carboxylase biotin carboxylase subunit, with protein sequence MFNKILIANRGEIAIRVMRACKELGVKSVAVYSDADKNSLFAKYADEAYNIGKPSPSESYLSIEKIIDVAEKCGAEGIHPGYGFLAENPKLGEECEKHGIKLIGPKGSVIESMGSKIESKKLMRAAGVPVIPGTAKGVTELEDAVDIAESIGYPVIVKASAGGGGIGMRTVYEEDELVRAIESTQSVAASAFGDSTIYIEKYVEEPRHIEFQILADEHGNTIHVADRECSIQRRHQKLIEESPSPIMTEELREEMGGAAVRAASSIGYTNAGTVEFLYSDGDYYFLEMNTRIQVEHPITEVVTGIDLVKQQLNIASGEELCCSQEDIKVRGHAIECRINAEDPLNDFAPNPGKITGYRSPGGIGVRVDSGVYMNYVIPPYYDSMISKLIVWGMTRNEAIARMRRALNEYIILGVKTTIPFHKSMMLSEHFRKGKLHTHFVDQYRDEIMGHMAEVIKADEETAARLRSTFKPSPKVAAVSAAVNSYMANSLSKKSQ
- the rpl3p gene encoding 50S ribosomal protein L3, producing the protein MTRHHQPRKGSVAFSPRKRASKQSPRIKSWPTSEETGLLGFAGYKVGMTHVIMTDNRKNSPTEGMDISTPVTILEVPPVVVMGIRAYKKTTRGLKTMMDVMASELSEDLWRKIPLPEKYDTDSNLNKLKENIENIDDIRVLLHTNPKMTSVPKKKPEIIECGVGGSTVEEKLEYAASILGTEINAADVFSDGEHVDSIAITKGKGFQGPVKRWGVRIQYGKAARSSKGRHVGSLGPWSPERTMWTVPQAGQMGYHKRTEYNKKILKIGDASEADAVNPDGGFVKYGLVKNNYIIVKGSLPGPSKRLVILRKAMRPHRKHNDAPVISFISTASKQGV
- a CDS encoding METTL5 family protein, producing the protein MNKKGNITKKRHLEMMLQNIPPHEDPKVHLEQYTTPASIASDILWNAHALNDINGKIVADLGCGTGIFAIGAALLGAEKVIGLDIDNEVIKTAKTYASKMGVDETTEFMSGDIQSFNLRADTVIQNPPFGAQKAGTKNADRLFMKKAVETAPVIYSLHMGETEEFVYKYFKSLNGNITHKFYYTFYIPHIYHFHQKEKINIDVVVLRVEADE
- a CDS encoding putative RNA uridine N3 methyltransferase translates to MALRHLSIFIPASIIAETKDLRIKTYKVGLIGRSAAIFKADKIVIYNDNSDEKEVKFISDVLTYMNTPQYLRKKVFPISKELKNVGILPPLRTPHHPTGEPAVGDYRQGFTLKRTKKGTIVDIGADRPALCREKLSINKVFSFRIVKLSKKDILIEPDKPDFYWGYEVLSTYKDLYESVLEVKPDIVIGTSRYAQPITSILDEVKRKIKDARHLAILFGGPYSGLHELIQGRKNIIDLEVNTVPSQGTKTIRTEEAVLITLSAFNLFLDAE